A single genomic interval of Asterias amurensis chromosome 1, ASM3211899v1 harbors:
- the LOC139940393 gene encoding uncharacterized protein, whose protein sequence is MDGKIVAKEQSETFTTSIRMVTKRDECHQAESTTDSKPVPVRKQTALDVANMIAPSVPSKETQNRSGFSIGAKPLDLSHRGLPASSSSSAYKTFYPYPTLPISSTLSPYSYLGEAASSAITPASYGTGYGAYPLYGSYPVADSTAPPLSTLRLSALLASRKRRAAASSGEKVEVSVGVVSALEPSRKKVRPVPEEKKDSSYWDRRRKNNDAAKRSRDARREKEEEIALRAVFLEQENMKLRAEVSILKSEMGRLHYMVYNC, encoded by the coding sequence ATGGATGGGAAGATCGTCGCTAAAGAACAGAGTGAGACGTTTACTACTAGCATCAGAATGGTGACCAAGAGAGATGAGTGCCACCAGGCGGAGTCAACAACCGATAGCAAGCCCGTGCCAGTACGAAAGCAGACGGCACTTGATGTGGCCAACATGATCGCCCCGTCGGTACCCTCCAAAGAAACCCAAAACAGAAGTGGGTTCAGCATTGGAGCCAAGCCGCTCGATTTGAGCCACCGTGGCCTACCGGCGTCCTCCTCCTCATCGGCCTACAAGACTTTCTACCCGTATCCGACTTTACCCATATCCTCAACACTTTCTCCGTATTCTTACCTTGGGGAGGCGGCGAGTTCGGCGATCACACCGGCGAGTTACGGCACGGGTTACGGCGCCTATCCACTGTACGGGAGCTACCCTGTCGCTGATAGTACAGCACCGCCTTTATCAACTCTCAGGCTGTCAGCTTTACTCGCTTCGCGGAAGAGAAGGGCCGCAGCATCCTCCGGAGAAAAGGTTGAAGTGAGTGTCGGAGTGGTATCGGCGCTAGAGCCGTCAAGGAAGAAAGTCAGACCGGTCCCCGAGGAGAAAAAAGACAGTTCTTACTGGGATCGGAGACGGAAGAACAACGATGCCGCGAAGCGATCTCGCGATGCCAGACGGGAGAAGGAAGAAGAAATTGCTCTTCGTGCTGTGTTCCTCGAACAAGAAAACATGAAACTCAGAGCTgaggtttccattttgaaaagCGAGATGGGCAGACTTCATTATATGGTTTACAACTGCTGA